Proteins from one Limanda limanda chromosome 9, fLimLim1.1, whole genome shotgun sequence genomic window:
- the bloc1s2 gene encoding biogenesis of lysosome-related organelles complex 1 subunit 2 isoform X1, giving the protein MAATGDEASAMDDISRAPSALPAALTPAAGPSSQAEAPEDAAASPAPAPRKPHTNSDGGVETAEEAVEPAEPDINELCTDMFDKMAIFLQGELTATCEDYRLLENMNKLTSLKYMEMKDISINISRNLQDLNNKYASLQPYLDQINQIEEQVSALEQAAYKMDGYSKKLEARFKKLEKR; this is encoded by the exons ATGGCAGCGACCGGGGACGAGGCTTCCGCGATGGACGACATCTCCCGGGCCCCGTCGGCCCTCCCGGCGGCTCTGACCCCGGCCGCGGGCCCCAGCAGCCAGGCGGAGGCCCCGGAGGATGCAGCGGCCAGCCCGGCGCCCGCTCCCAGGAAGCCCCACACCAACA GTGATGGAGGTGTGGAGACAGCAGAGGAGGCTGTGGAGCCTGCAGAGCCGGACATCAACGAGCTGTGCACTGACATGTTTGACAAGATGGCCATCTTCCTGCAAGGGGAACTCACAG CCACCTGCGAGGATTACCGTCTGTTGGAGAACATGAACAAGTTAACCAGCCTGAAGTACATGGAAATGAAAGACATCAGCATCAATATCAGTCGTAACCTGCAGGACCTCAACAATAAGT ATGCAAGCCTACAGCCCTACTTGGACCAAATAAATCAGATTGAGGAGCAAGTATCTGCACTTGAACAAGCTGCTTACAAAATGGACGGGTACTCCAAAAAGCTGG AGGCCAGATTCAAAAAACTGGAGAagcgatga
- the bloc1s2 gene encoding biogenesis of lysosome-related organelles complex 1 subunit 2 isoform X2 gives MFDKMAIFLQGELTATCEDYRLLENMNKLTSLKYMEMKDISINISRNLQDLNNKYASLQPYLDQINQIEEQVSALEQAAYKMDGYSKKLEARFKKLEKR, from the exons ATGTTTGACAAGATGGCCATCTTCCTGCAAGGGGAACTCACAG CCACCTGCGAGGATTACCGTCTGTTGGAGAACATGAACAAGTTAACCAGCCTGAAGTACATGGAAATGAAAGACATCAGCATCAATATCAGTCGTAACCTGCAGGACCTCAACAATAAGT ATGCAAGCCTACAGCCCTACTTGGACCAAATAAATCAGATTGAGGAGCAAGTATCTGCACTTGAACAAGCTGCTTACAAAATGGACGGGTACTCCAAAAAGCTGG AGGCCAGATTCAAAAAACTGGAGAagcgatga